One Vibrio campbellii CAIM 519 = NBRC 15631 = ATCC 25920 genomic window carries:
- a CDS encoding AI-2E family transporter translates to MPNNVKITSSHRVLVVALLAAAFACYLLVEPYINSIVMAFIISLLMFPIHEWFERKLPNHKNLVSLLSCVVLTFIIVIPLLFVFAAIVQQGSVFSQNTYKWVSNGGIQDIFQHPWVVKGLALVNEYLPFDKIEPQAIAEKIGQFATSFGSNLVAISAKILGDATNFLMDFFLMLFVLFFLLRDHDKIISAMRHILPLSRSQEDKILTEIEQVSKSAVMGSFLTAIAQGFAGGIGMWLAGFPGLFWGTMMGFASFIPVVGTALIWIPAAAYLFLTGDTTWAIFLTVWSVLVVGSIDNLLRPLLMQGSAGMNTLMIFFSLLGGLHLFGLIGLIYGPLIFAVTMVLFNIYEEEFKDFLNQQDNS, encoded by the coding sequence ATGCCGAATAATGTAAAAATCACGTCGAGTCATCGAGTGCTAGTTGTTGCGCTGCTCGCCGCTGCTTTTGCCTGCTATTTATTGGTCGAGCCTTACATCAACTCGATCGTAATGGCGTTTATTATTTCTCTACTCATGTTCCCAATACATGAGTGGTTTGAACGAAAACTGCCAAACCACAAAAACTTGGTTTCACTGCTCTCTTGTGTGGTTCTCACCTTTATTATTGTGATTCCATTATTGTTTGTATTTGCTGCTATCGTGCAGCAAGGGTCGGTATTTTCGCAAAACACCTACAAGTGGGTAAGCAATGGTGGTATCCAAGATATCTTCCAACATCCTTGGGTTGTCAAAGGGTTAGCACTGGTTAATGAGTACTTACCTTTCGACAAAATCGAACCACAAGCCATCGCTGAGAAAATTGGCCAATTCGCCACATCATTTGGTTCAAACCTTGTTGCTATCAGTGCCAAAATCCTAGGGGATGCAACCAACTTCCTGATGGACTTCTTCCTGATGTTGTTCGTGTTGTTCTTCCTATTGCGTGACCACGACAAGATCATCTCAGCGATGCGCCATATTCTGCCGCTCTCTCGCAGCCAAGAAGATAAGATCCTGACCGAGATTGAACAGGTCTCAAAATCCGCTGTAATGGGGTCATTCTTAACCGCGATTGCTCAAGGCTTTGCTGGTGGTATCGGTATGTGGCTTGCAGGTTTCCCTGGCTTGTTCTGGGGCACTATGATGGGCTTTGCGTCATTTATCCCTGTAGTTGGCACGGCGCTAATTTGGATTCCAGCAGCCGCTTACTTGTTCCTAACTGGCGACACAACTTGGGCTATATTCCTAACAGTGTGGAGTGTTCTCGTAGTTGGCTCGATCGATAACCTGCTGCGCCCACTGCTGATGCAAGGCAGTGCAGGCATGAACACGCTCATGATCTTCTTCTCACTGCTGGGTGGTCTGCATCTATTTGGTTTGATTGGTCTTATTTACGGTCCACTGATCTTTGCCGTGACAATGGTGCTATTCAATATCTACGAAGAGGAGTTTAAAGACTTCCTCAATCAACAAGACAATAGCTAA
- the rsmC gene encoding 16S rRNA (guanine(1207)-N(2))-methyltransferase RsmC: MSAYIAPSQIAQRQLEYFNGKHVLVAGEVEDLFPLELVAHCDSVEVFTSNYSCYRQIRTSDKVKSHFGSEFDIETQADMVLLYWPKAKAEAEYLLAMLMAKLGINTEIVVVGENRSGIKSIEKMFKEYGPVKKYDSARRCSFYWGTCLNQPKPFNQADWFKSYEITLGEQSLTVKSLPGVFSHGEFDLGSRLLLETLPKLSGKVLDFGCGAGVLGAFMAKANPEIAIEMCDINAYAITSSQATLEANGLSGRVFASDIYSDTAKDYRFIVSNPPFHSGLDTNYNAAETLLGQAPKYMMANGEMIIVANSFLQYPPIIQKAFNNCETLNKTNKFSIYYAKKS; this comes from the coding sequence ATGTCTGCTTATATCGCTCCTAGCCAAATAGCTCAGCGCCAACTTGAATACTTCAACGGCAAACACGTTTTAGTTGCTGGAGAAGTTGAAGACCTGTTCCCTCTTGAGTTAGTAGCTCATTGTGATTCTGTTGAAGTATTTACTTCTAACTACAGCTGCTACCGTCAAATTCGCACATCGGACAAAGTGAAGAGTCACTTTGGTTCAGAGTTTGATATTGAGACTCAAGCAGACATGGTGCTTTTATACTGGCCAAAAGCCAAGGCGGAAGCAGAATACTTACTGGCAATGTTGATGGCTAAGTTAGGCATCAATACAGAAATCGTCGTCGTTGGTGAGAACCGCTCAGGCATCAAGAGCATTGAGAAGATGTTCAAAGAATACGGCCCGGTTAAAAAATACGACTCTGCTCGTCGCTGTTCATTTTACTGGGGCACTTGCCTTAACCAACCAAAACCGTTCAATCAAGCCGACTGGTTTAAATCTTACGAAATTACACTCGGTGAACAATCTCTTACCGTTAAGAGTCTACCTGGTGTATTTAGCCATGGTGAGTTTGACCTAGGCAGTCGTCTTCTGCTTGAAACCTTACCTAAGCTTTCAGGCAAGGTACTCGACTTTGGTTGTGGTGCTGGTGTGCTGGGTGCATTTATGGCTAAAGCAAACCCAGAGATCGCGATTGAGATGTGTGATATTAACGCTTATGCCATTACCTCTAGCCAAGCAACACTCGAGGCGAATGGGTTATCAGGTCGAGTTTTTGCCTCAGATATCTACTCAGACACGGCTAAAGACTACCGTTTTATTGTCAGTAACCCACCATTTCACAGTGGCTTAGACACCAACTACAACGCAGCAGAAACTCTGTTAGGTCAAGCACCAAAGTACATGATGGCCAACGGTGAAATGATCATTGTGGCGAACAGTTTCTTGCAGTATCCGCCAATTATTCAGAAAGCCTTCAATAATTGCGAGACGCTAAATAAGACCAACAAATTCTCTATCTACTACGCGAAAAAATCCTAA
- a CDS encoding response regulator produces the protein MFKFYKKQKFKRLQSTLMTAFLVLSITPLTITAIFFLQSHSKDLEEQSTSHLLSVRDTKQQQIIDYFAAQETEVMGFVRSELAYASGGRFYGLVNAFSRLGHDIDEARENAQQRYIKGSGDQIKTSILPESSNYVGSERYRLLHKRYHWAYLELLKRSDFNDILLVDIDGNVTYSINKDDNFGTNLLSGRYKDTALGKTFKRLSEDVSARRKVNEDYTPVVVSDFDIENGKQVAWLGAPIIQQGYLHSYAMFRLPNNGITKLIAEINRDSSIDTLLIGSDHKPRTINTKQEDIQNSLEIVDKALAGETEVGTYSNRLGEEMIAAFAPIETRGLTWALVVQLPEKEAFARVHQLEKLFVIAMLIAIILVVIASHYLSNFITSPLLKLTWAAEKVSAGDLDETTFNTERKDEIGRLAISFERMQRSIREKIQTIKQQNEELESNIKLIQKQNEELQLADKLKDEFLATTSHELRTPLHGMVGIAETLVSGANGAIPASQKYQLDIIIKSGQRLANLVDDLLDYHKMRYGSMDIQKSAVSLASATRLVLELSGHLLGNKTIRIINQVPADLKAVSADPQRLEQVLYNLIGNAIKYTSEGKIVISATVVDDQVRVQVVDTGQGIPAEHLEHIFEPLIQAGQDASRYRQGAGLGLSISRQLIELMGGSLYVSSQPMVGTTFSFTLPLASEEEIKATESLAARGHFQIPEANFDNNDDLSLPENPDGPLLYVADDEPVNLRVLESFLRLEGYRVRTISDGPETLALIEQEKPELLLLDIMMPGMSGYQVCSELRETYDHAELPIIMLTALSQTEDRVRGFEAGANDYLTKPFNKQELAARIQAHLTASQAEMRHIENKLLESELRQRAEVEASLLETQGRLLEQLESAPEAIICLREDQRIRFANEAACKLFKRSLEQLKRSSADELIAPKFLTVKQPHYCGKIDIYIEDIRQNIEADILKLPEGSGLDVMYIFNVGGGANAARIHNLETAVEVLSSYAFDGDKDQLQKLKELGGEFTRLADKALGNKKDKQELMREVLVDTMTHALEYWESVTGETKFAFAEQSGLWRVYLDRSTLQTRTLDKYMRIETLPKTPRWRTVLSSIEFILEHCKEQSPERAYIEAQRDKMQRLLTS, from the coding sequence ATGTTTAAATTCTACAAAAAGCAGAAATTTAAGCGACTGCAAAGCACGCTAATGACCGCGTTTTTGGTTCTTAGTATTACGCCACTGACGATAACTGCTATTTTCTTCCTCCAATCCCACAGTAAAGATTTGGAAGAACAGAGCACATCCCATTTACTCTCAGTCCGTGATACCAAACAACAACAGATCATCGACTACTTTGCAGCTCAAGAAACCGAAGTTATGGGCTTTGTTCGCTCAGAGTTGGCTTATGCCAGTGGCGGACGATTCTACGGTTTGGTCAATGCCTTTAGCCGATTAGGCCACGATATCGATGAAGCAAGAGAGAATGCACAGCAACGCTATATCAAAGGCAGCGGCGATCAAATCAAAACGTCGATTTTGCCAGAATCTTCCAACTACGTTGGCAGTGAACGTTATCGTCTTTTGCATAAACGTTATCACTGGGCTTACCTCGAGCTATTAAAACGCTCTGATTTCAACGATATTTTATTAGTTGATATCGACGGTAACGTTACTTATTCAATCAATAAAGATGATAACTTTGGCACCAACCTCCTCAGCGGCCGTTACAAAGACACCGCTTTGGGAAAAACATTTAAACGCCTCTCCGAGGATGTAAGCGCGCGCCGAAAAGTGAATGAAGATTACACGCCTGTCGTGGTATCCGACTTTGACATTGAAAACGGTAAGCAAGTCGCTTGGTTGGGTGCGCCTATTATTCAGCAAGGCTATCTGCACAGCTATGCAATGTTCCGCTTGCCGAACAATGGCATCACAAAGCTGATTGCAGAGATCAATCGTGACTCTTCAATTGATACCTTATTAATTGGCAGTGACCACAAACCTCGTACCATCAACACCAAGCAAGAAGACATCCAAAACAGTTTAGAGATCGTCGACAAAGCTTTAGCTGGCGAAACGGAAGTGGGCACATACAGCAACCGTTTAGGCGAAGAGATGATTGCAGCATTTGCACCTATTGAGACTCGCGGTCTCACTTGGGCTCTCGTTGTACAGCTTCCTGAGAAAGAGGCCTTTGCACGTGTCCATCAGCTCGAGAAACTGTTTGTCATTGCGATGCTAATAGCGATCATCTTGGTTGTGATTGCTTCACACTACTTATCTAATTTCATCACATCTCCGCTGCTTAAGCTGACTTGGGCAGCGGAGAAAGTATCTGCTGGCGATCTGGACGAAACCACCTTTAATACCGAACGTAAAGATGAAATCGGTCGACTAGCGATCAGCTTTGAGCGTATGCAGCGCTCAATTCGTGAAAAGATCCAAACCATCAAGCAACAAAACGAAGAGCTAGAGAGCAACATCAAACTGATCCAAAAGCAAAACGAAGAATTGCAGTTGGCAGATAAGCTGAAAGATGAATTCCTAGCGACAACCTCTCACGAGTTACGCACACCATTGCACGGTATGGTTGGCATTGCAGAGACACTGGTGTCTGGTGCAAATGGCGCGATACCTGCGAGCCAGAAGTACCAATTGGACATCATCATCAAGAGTGGTCAGCGCCTAGCAAACCTCGTTGATGATCTATTGGATTACCACAAGATGCGCTACGGCAGCATGGATATCCAAAAGTCTGCAGTGAGCCTAGCCAGTGCAACACGCTTGGTGCTGGAGCTTTCTGGTCACCTATTGGGTAACAAAACCATCCGCATCATTAATCAAGTGCCAGCGGATCTGAAAGCAGTCTCAGCAGATCCTCAGCGTTTGGAACAAGTGCTGTATAACTTAATTGGCAACGCTATTAAGTACACTTCAGAAGGCAAAATCGTTATCTCAGCGACCGTTGTAGACGATCAAGTCCGAGTACAAGTGGTCGATACTGGTCAGGGTATTCCAGCTGAACACCTAGAGCATATCTTCGAACCTCTTATCCAAGCAGGTCAAGATGCTAGTCGCTACCGCCAAGGTGCAGGTCTAGGTCTATCAATCAGCCGTCAACTTATCGAGTTGATGGGCGGTTCATTATATGTCAGCAGCCAACCTATGGTCGGAACGACATTCAGCTTCACCTTGCCACTCGCTAGTGAAGAAGAAATCAAAGCGACGGAAAGCCTTGCCGCTCGCGGGCATTTCCAAATTCCAGAAGCGAACTTTGACAACAATGACGACTTGTCTCTACCTGAAAACCCAGATGGTCCATTGCTGTACGTTGCTGATGATGAGCCCGTCAACCTGCGCGTTCTTGAAAGCTTCTTAAGACTTGAAGGCTACCGAGTTCGTACCATTTCAGACGGCCCTGAGACACTCGCTTTAATTGAACAAGAGAAGCCTGAGTTGCTGCTACTGGATATTATGATGCCAGGCATGAGTGGCTATCAGGTTTGTAGTGAACTGCGTGAAACTTACGATCATGCAGAGCTGCCAATCATTATGCTCACAGCGCTAAGCCAAACCGAAGACCGCGTTAGGGGCTTTGAAGCGGGAGCGAACGATTACCTAACCAAACCATTTAATAAGCAAGAGCTCGCGGCACGTATTCAGGCCCACTTGACGGCAAGTCAGGCTGAAATGCGCCACATCGAGAACAAGTTACTGGAATCGGAGCTACGCCAGCGTGCTGAAGTCGAAGCCAGCCTGCTCGAGACACAAGGTAGACTGCTAGAACAGCTAGAATCGGCACCTGAGGCGATTATTTGTCTTCGTGAAGATCAACGTATTCGCTTTGCAAACGAAGCAGCATGTAAGCTATTTAAACGTAGCCTAGAACAGCTAAAACGTTCTTCCGCTGATGAGCTAATTGCACCTAAGTTCCTTACGGTTAAGCAGCCGCACTACTGTGGCAAGATTGATATCTACATCGAAGATATTCGTCAAAACATTGAAGCAGACATCCTCAAGCTGCCTGAAGGCTCTGGTTTAGATGTCATGTATATCTTCAATGTAGGAGGCGGAGCGAATGCAGCTCGTATCCATAACCTAGAGACGGCAGTTGAAGTACTTTCAAGTTACGCATTTGATGGTGATAAAGACCAGCTGCAGAAGCTGAAAGAACTTGGCGGTGAGTTTACTCGCCTTGCTGATAAAGCATTGGGTAACAAGAAGGACAAACAAGAGCTGATGCGCGAAGTATTAGTCGATACGATGACTCATGCATTGGAATATTGGGAATCGGTGACTGGAGAAACCAAGTTTGCCTTTGCTGAACAAAGTGGTTTATGGCGCGTCTACCTCGACCGCAGTACATTGCAAACACGTACGCTCGATAAATACATGCGTATTGAGACTTTGCCTAAGACACCGCGCTGGAGGACAGTACTAAGCTCAATTGAGTTCATTCTGGAGCACTGTAAAGAACAAAGCCCAGAACGCGCCTACATAGAGGCACAGCGCGATAAGATGCAAAGACTCCTTACGAGCTAA
- a CDS encoding ABC transporter substrate-binding protein — translation MLANIKKTALATAIIATATTGFASVATAAERSELTIHPKEFTTFVRNFNPFLGATNLHTTTDFIYEPLVVFNEMHGNTPVFRLAENFQMSDDLMSVTFDIRKGVKWSDGQAFTADDVVYSFNLVKEKPELDQSGINSWVTGVEKVNDYKVKFRLSEANSNVPYEIAKVPVVPKHVWSKVKDPSTFTNENPVGTGPFTEIDTFTPQLYIQCENPNYWDAANLDVDCLRVPQIANNDQFLGKIVNGEMDWTSSFVPDIDRTYAAASPKHHYWYPPAGTQAFVVNFKNPDAAKNEALTNVDFRRAFSMALDRQTIIDIAFYGGGTVNDFASGLGYAFEAWSDEKTHDKYKGYNSYNAEGAKKLLAKAGFKDVNKDGFVDTPSGKSFELLIQSPNGWTDFNNTVQLAVEQLAEVGIKARARTPDFSVYNQAMLEGTYDVAYTNYFHGADPYTYWNSAYNSALQSGDGMPRFAMHFYKNDKLDGLLNSFYKTADKQEQLEIAHGIQQIIAQDQVTIPVMSGAYMYQYNTTRFTGWWNEENPKGRPNIWAGIPERLLHVLDLKPVK, via the coding sequence ATGCTTGCCAATATTAAAAAAACAGCACTAGCAACAGCAATTATTGCAACGGCTACTACAGGTTTCGCATCAGTAGCTACAGCCGCTGAGCGCAGTGAACTGACTATCCACCCAAAAGAGTTTACAACTTTTGTTCGTAACTTTAACCCTTTCTTGGGTGCAACTAACCTGCACACAACTACTGACTTTATCTACGAGCCGCTAGTTGTTTTCAACGAAATGCACGGCAACACGCCAGTATTCCGTCTAGCAGAAAACTTCCAAATGTCTGACGACCTAATGAGCGTAACTTTCGATATTCGTAAAGGCGTGAAATGGTCTGACGGTCAAGCGTTTACCGCTGATGACGTTGTTTACTCTTTCAACCTAGTAAAAGAGAAGCCAGAACTAGACCAATCTGGCATCAACTCTTGGGTTACTGGCGTAGAGAAAGTTAACGATTACAAAGTTAAGTTCCGTCTAAGCGAAGCAAACTCAAACGTTCCTTACGAAATTGCTAAAGTACCTGTCGTACCTAAGCACGTATGGAGCAAAGTGAAAGATCCTTCAACGTTCACGAACGAAAACCCAGTAGGTACTGGTCCATTTACAGAGATCGACACTTTCACTCCGCAACTATACATCCAGTGTGAAAACCCGAACTACTGGGATGCAGCGAACCTAGACGTTGACTGTCTGCGTGTTCCTCAAATCGCGAACAATGACCAGTTCCTAGGTAAGATTGTTAACGGCGAAATGGACTGGACTTCTTCATTCGTTCCAGACATCGACCGCACTTACGCAGCAGCGAGCCCTAAACACCACTACTGGTACCCGCCAGCAGGTACTCAAGCGTTCGTAGTAAACTTCAAGAACCCAGATGCAGCGAAAAACGAAGCACTAACTAACGTTGACTTCCGTCGCGCATTCTCTATGGCTCTTGACCGTCAAACTATCATTGATATCGCATTCTACGGCGGCGGTACAGTGAACGACTTCGCATCTGGTCTTGGCTACGCATTCGAAGCTTGGTCTGACGAGAAGACTCACGACAAGTACAAAGGTTACAACTCGTACAACGCTGAAGGTGCTAAGAAGCTTCTAGCGAAAGCTGGCTTTAAAGATGTAAACAAAGACGGTTTCGTTGACACACCATCTGGTAAGTCTTTCGAGCTACTAATCCAATCTCCAAACGGTTGGACTGACTTCAACAACACTGTACAGCTTGCTGTTGAGCAACTTGCAGAAGTAGGCATCAAAGCACGTGCTCGTACACCAGACTTCTCTGTGTACAACCAAGCAATGCTTGAAGGTACTTACGACGTTGCGTACACCAACTACTTCCACGGTGCAGACCCATACACTTACTGGAACAGTGCTTACAACTCAGCACTACAATCTGGTGACGGTATGCCTCGCTTCGCGATGCACTTCTACAAGAACGACAAGCTAGATGGTCTTCTAAACAGCTTCTACAAGACAGCTGACAAGCAAGAGCAGCTAGAAATCGCTCACGGTATTCAGCAAATCATCGCTCAAGACCAAGTGACTATCCCTGTGATGTCTGGTGCTTACATGTACCAATACAACACAACTCGCTTCACTGGTTGGTGGAACGAAGAAAATCCTAAGGGCCGTCCAAACATTTGGGCTGGTATCCCAGAGCGTCTACTTCACGTACTGGACCTAAAACCAGTTAAATAA
- a CDS encoding ABC transporter permease: protein MGYFLRRLSFYLVALLVAATLNFIIPRAMPGDPVTMMFANASVQVTPERIAAMKELLGFVDGPIYIQYLSYIKNILSWELGTSIQFYPLSVNSLLGGAFGWSLFLAGTAVVLSFSIASVLGIFAAWKRGSRYDAFVTPGTLIVQAIPQMVIAMLAMFIFAIGLKWFPSGYAYTPGTVPDWTSWEFLKDVGYHAILPLFCATIVQIGGFLVNMRNNMINLLAEDYITMAKGKGLSENRVVFNYAARNALLPSVTALSMSLGMAIGGQLIIEMIFNYPGLGTVLLNAIHARDYQVLQGQLIIMTMFMLCFNLMADMLYMILDPRLRKGGK from the coding sequence ATGGGTTATTTTTTAAGACGTTTGTCGTTCTATCTTGTCGCGCTCTTGGTTGCAGCGACGTTAAACTTCATTATTCCGCGAGCAATGCCTGGTGACCCAGTTACCATGATGTTTGCTAACGCATCAGTACAGGTAACGCCAGAGCGAATCGCAGCAATGAAAGAACTGCTGGGTTTCGTAGATGGTCCAATCTACATTCAGTACCTGTCGTACATCAAAAACATTCTAAGCTGGGAGCTAGGTACTTCTATCCAGTTCTACCCGCTTTCAGTTAACTCTCTACTAGGTGGCGCATTCGGTTGGTCATTGTTCCTAGCAGGTACTGCAGTTGTACTATCATTCTCGATTGCTTCTGTACTAGGCATCTTCGCAGCTTGGAAACGTGGTAGCCGATACGATGCATTCGTAACACCGGGCACACTGATCGTTCAAGCGATTCCACAAATGGTTATCGCGATGCTAGCGATGTTCATCTTTGCCATCGGTCTTAAGTGGTTCCCATCAGGCTACGCCTACACCCCGGGTACTGTGCCAGATTGGACAAGCTGGGAGTTCCTAAAAGACGTGGGTTACCACGCTATTCTTCCATTGTTCTGTGCGACGATTGTTCAGATTGGTGGCTTCCTAGTAAACATGCGTAACAACATGATCAACCTTCTTGCTGAAGATTACATCACAATGGCAAAAGGTAAGGGTCTGAGCGAAAACCGAGTAGTATTCAACTACGCAGCTCGTAACGCACTTTTACCAAGTGTAACCGCACTTTCAATGTCTCTAGGTATGGCAATCGGTGGTCAGCTAATCATCGAGATGATCTTCAACTACCCGGGTCTAGGTACGGTTCTTCTAAACGCAATTCACGCACGTGACTACCAAGTACTTCAAGGTCAGTTAATCATCATGACGATGTTCATGCTGTGCTTCAACCTAATGGCTGACATGCTGTACATGATTCTAGACCCTCGCCTACGTAAGGGAGGCAAATAA
- a CDS encoding ABC transporter permease produces the protein MKELFKLILGNAFARVGLAIISVFIFVAVAAPLITQHAPDKRTGNPHEYPGFVVKQAQNNPDGWVAKNLADDRRSLLMSKKADHVLGTSRMGRDIWSQVAYGARVSLGVGFGAGIIVCFLATVIGISAGYFGGRVDDVLSAAMNIMLVIPQLPLLFVLAAFIGEAGPLTIALIIAGTSWAWGARVVRAQTMALREKEFVKAAEVLGESSMRIIFVEILPNLIPIVGASFIGSVMLAINTEAVISFLGLGDANTISWGIMLYNVQTSSAMLIGAWWEVLAPCIALTLLVTGLALLNFAVDEIANPQLRSHKGMKRWKKMAAQDKKEREPELAPQNALWSGDK, from the coding sequence ATGAAAGAACTATTTAAACTGATTTTAGGTAACGCGTTCGCACGTGTTGGTTTGGCAATTATCTCAGTATTCATCTTTGTGGCAGTAGCTGCACCTTTGATCACTCAACACGCGCCAGACAAACGTACTGGTAACCCACACGAATACCCTGGCTTTGTTGTAAAACAAGCACAAAACAACCCTGATGGCTGGGTTGCAAAAAACCTAGCAGATGATCGTCGTTCGCTGCTTATGTCGAAAAAGGCAGACCACGTTCTAGGTACATCTCGTATGGGTCGTGACATCTGGTCTCAAGTTGCTTACGGCGCTCGAGTATCGCTGGGTGTTGGTTTCGGCGCTGGTATCATCGTGTGTTTCTTAGCAACAGTCATTGGTATCTCAGCAGGTTACTTCGGCGGCCGTGTCGATGACGTACTGAGTGCTGCAATGAACATCATGCTGGTTATCCCACAGTTACCACTACTGTTCGTACTCGCTGCGTTTATCGGGGAGGCAGGACCGCTCACCATTGCGTTGATTATCGCCGGGACCTCCTGGGCTTGGGGTGCACGTGTTGTGCGAGCTCAAACCATGGCACTACGCGAGAAAGAATTCGTTAAAGCCGCAGAGGTTCTTGGTGAATCATCCATGCGTATCATCTTCGTTGAAATTTTACCAAACCTTATCCCAATCGTAGGCGCAAGCTTCATCGGCTCGGTAATGCTAGCAATCAACACAGAAGCGGTAATTTCGTTCCTAGGTCTAGGCGATGCAAACACCATCAGCTGGGGCATCATGCTGTACAACGTACAGACTTCATCAGCGATGCTTATCGGCGCTTGGTGGGAAGTACTAGCTCCTTGTATTGCACTGACTCTACTGGTTACTGGCCTTGCTCTACTGAACTTCGCAGTCGATGAAATTGCCAACCCTCAGCTTCGTTCTCACAAAGGTATGAAGCGCTGGAAGAAAATGGCAGCACAAGACAAGAAAGAACGTGAGCCAGAATTGGCACCACAAAATGCACTATGGAGCGGAGATAAATAA
- a CDS encoding ABC transporter ATP-binding protein — MTAPLISIRNLCVDYITDAGDVRACNNVSFDIAPGEVFGLAGESGCGKSTVAFSLMRLHKPPAFITGGEVIFNGEDILQYSDERMQSFRWSEMSMVFQSAMNALNPVLTMEEQFCDVIMRHTNMTRAQAKVRAEGLLEIVDIHPSRLSDYPHQFSGGMRQRLVIAIALALNPKMIIMDEPTTALDVVVQREILQKIYALKEEFGFSILFITHDLSLMVEFSDRIGIMYSGELIEVAPSKQILESPYHPYTKGLGSSFPPLTGPKTKLTGIPGNPLNLLEVPQGCRFQARCDRVHEACTRVPTQLRQIEPGRLSNCHLYGDTIAQAKV; from the coding sequence ATGACTGCACCACTAATTTCTATCCGTAACCTATGCGTGGACTACATTACAGATGCGGGCGATGTCCGCGCTTGTAACAACGTCAGCTTCGATATTGCACCAGGCGAAGTATTTGGCCTAGCTGGTGAATCTGGCTGTGGTAAATCAACCGTTGCATTCTCGCTAATGCGCCTTCATAAGCCGCCAGCGTTTATCACAGGTGGTGAAGTTATTTTCAACGGCGAAGATATCCTTCAATACAGCGATGAGCGTATGCAGTCGTTCCGCTGGAGCGAAATGTCGATGGTATTCCAGAGTGCGATGAACGCTTTGAACCCTGTACTGACGATGGAAGAGCAGTTCTGTGACGTAATCATGCGTCATACCAACATGACTCGCGCTCAAGCCAAAGTACGTGCAGAAGGTCTATTGGAAATCGTAGATATCCACCCTAGCCGTCTGAGCGATTACCCGCACCAGTTCTCTGGTGGTATGCGTCAGCGTCTGGTTATCGCTATCGCTTTGGCTCTGAACCCGAAAATGATCATCATGGATGAACCTACTACAGCACTAGATGTGGTGGTTCAACGTGAAATTCTGCAAAAGATTTACGCGCTTAAAGAAGAATTTGGCTTCTCGATTCTGTTCATCACCCATGACTTGTCATTGATGGTCGAGTTCTCTGACCGCATCGGCATCATGTACTCGGGTGAGCTAATTGAGGTTGCACCTTCTAAGCAAATTTTGGAAAGTCCTTACCACCCTTACACCAAAGGTTTGGGTAGCTCTTTCCCTCCACTAACTGGTCCTAAGACCAAATTAACTGGTATTCCGGGTAACCCTCTGAACTTACTAGAAGTTCCACAAGGCTGCCGCTTCCAAGCTCGCTGTGACCGCGTTCACGAAGCTTGTACACGAGTACCGACTCAGCTACGTCAAATTGAACCAGGTCGTCTCTCAAACTGCCACTTGTACGGCGACACCATTGCTCAAGCTAAGGTTTAA